The following coding sequences are from one Neodiprion lecontei isolate iyNeoLeco1 chromosome 7, iyNeoLeco1.1, whole genome shotgun sequence window:
- the LOC107220603 gene encoding multiple inositol polyphosphate phosphatase 1 isoform X1: MVIYLPTATILVVTLLGEDTIIEYIRRAKMLIGLKELILISLTFGQAISRSTDYCYAENDQPYLKFGTKTAYTFIHGAKRPAQNIPGCKPLQIWMLTRPGTLYPDAETISKLKALPKLRDQITYNHDTLGYGHLCDLDLENLRIWRIDSAMTMEKAENLVPQGTEDLVLLARRLKTHLPELFPPTVSDVSERNYKFRSTAGEKTSSSLKAFMSGLFDQWQMPPTEAPMNNTQFASHLTCPEWRDEVSNNPEAMIEVTRFKSSPEYQNLLTNVSRRLGFRNNITEASLNAMYDMCRYEKAWTLDAISAWCAVFSLEELKILEYRDDLTEYYKYGYGNKVNLRMGCSLLQDMFRQFKKLESGDNASEPKGVFSVVELGTLELFIAAMRFAEDSTPLLASNYQSMSKRLWRTSEIGSFAANIQAVFYRCDVPEDPNKVIFYMGEKPVPYTGCKVGLCDWDDLKSRFAKTLSDCESNFCNANSAFSSLVVPTVLLWLGLPALALSSH; the protein is encoded by the exons atggTTATCTACCTCCCCACTGCTACTATACTAGTTGTAACACTACTTGGTGAGGACACGATAATTGAGTACAT acgGAGGGCAAAAATGTTGATTGGGTTGAAGGAACTGATCCTGATTTCTCTGACCTTCGGTCAGGCGATTTCAAGAAGTACGGATTACTGCTACGCTGAAAATGATCAGCCCTATTTGAAATTCGGGACAAAAACTGCCTACACCTTTATTCACGGTGCTAAAAGACCCGCCCAGAATATACCGG GTTGTAAACCGCTGCAAATATGGATGCTGACAAGGCCAGGGACCTTGTATCCTGATGCAGAGACGATATCGAAATTGAAAGCTCTGCCTAAACTACGGGATCAAATAACATACAATCACGATACTTTGGGGT ATGGCCACTTGTGCGATCTTGATTTAGAGAACCTGAGAATTTGGCGCATAGACTCGGCAATGACGATGGAAAAGGCTGAGAATCTTGTTCCGCAGGGAACGGAGGACTTAGTGTTGTTGGCTAGGAGACTGAAAACGCATTTGCCTGAACTATTTCCACCAACTGTGAGTGACGTCAGCGAGAGAAATTACAAG ttCCGTTCAACGGCTGGAGAAAAGACGTCCAGTAGCCTGAAGGCATTTATGTCGGGACTCTTTGACCAATGGCAAATGCCCCCGACGGAGGCGCCGATGAACAATACTCAGTTCGCG TCTCACCTGACTTGTCCAGAGTGGAGAGACGAGGTTTCCAACAACCCCGAAGCCATGATCGAGGTGACCAGATTCAAGTCCAGCCCTGAGTACCAGAATCTCCTCACAAACGTCAGCCGTCGGCTTGGTTTCCGGAACAACATTACCGAAG CTTCGCTGAATGCGATGTACGACATGTGCCGCTACGAGAAGGCTTGGACACTGGATGCGATCTCGGCATGGTGCGCAGTCTTCAGTTTGGAGGAGCTCAAGATCCTCGAATATAGGGACGACTTGACCGAGTACTACAAGTACGGGTATGGCAACAAGGTGAATCTCCGCATGGGTTGTTCGCTGCTGCAGGATATGTTCAGGCAATTCAA gaaactAGAGAGCGGCGACAACGCGAGCGAACCCAAAGGAGTGTTCAGCGTGGTGGAATTGGGAACTTTGGAGCTGTTTATTGCGGCGATGAGATTCGCAGAGGATTCCACGCCTCTGCTGGCGAGCAATTATCAGTCAATGAGTAAACGTCTGTGGAGAACGTCGGAGATCGGATCGTTCGCTGCGAATATACAGGCGGTATTTTACAG atGCGATGTTCCCGAGGATCCAAACAAAGTGATATTCTACATGGGAGAAAAGCCGGTACCTTACACGGGGTGCAAGGTCGGCCTCTGTGACTGGGACGACTTGAAAAGCAGATTTGCCAAAACTTTGTCCGATTGCGAGTCCAACTTCTGCAATGCAAACAGCGCCTTTTCGTCGCTAGTTGTGCCTACAGTGTTGCTCTGGCTCGGGTTGCCGGCGCTAGCTTTGTCCAGCCATTGA
- the LOC107220603 gene encoding multiple inositol polyphosphate phosphatase 1 isoform X2, with product MKQTSKQADSQSVSQSVSRRRAKMLIGLKELILISLTFGQAISRSTDYCYAENDQPYLKFGTKTAYTFIHGAKRPAQNIPGCKPLQIWMLTRPGTLYPDAETISKLKALPKLRDQITYNHDTLGYGHLCDLDLENLRIWRIDSAMTMEKAENLVPQGTEDLVLLARRLKTHLPELFPPTVSDVSERNYKFRSTAGEKTSSSLKAFMSGLFDQWQMPPTEAPMNNTQFASHLTCPEWRDEVSNNPEAMIEVTRFKSSPEYQNLLTNVSRRLGFRNNITEASLNAMYDMCRYEKAWTLDAISAWCAVFSLEELKILEYRDDLTEYYKYGYGNKVNLRMGCSLLQDMFRQFKKLESGDNASEPKGVFSVVELGTLELFIAAMRFAEDSTPLLASNYQSMSKRLWRTSEIGSFAANIQAVFYRCDVPEDPNKVIFYMGEKPVPYTGCKVGLCDWDDLKSRFAKTLSDCESNFCNANSAFSSLVVPTVLLWLGLPALALSSH from the exons ATGAAACAAACTAGCAAGCAGGCAgacagtcagtcagtcagtcagtcagtcagtcg acgGAGGGCAAAAATGTTGATTGGGTTGAAGGAACTGATCCTGATTTCTCTGACCTTCGGTCAGGCGATTTCAAGAAGTACGGATTACTGCTACGCTGAAAATGATCAGCCCTATTTGAAATTCGGGACAAAAACTGCCTACACCTTTATTCACGGTGCTAAAAGACCCGCCCAGAATATACCGG GTTGTAAACCGCTGCAAATATGGATGCTGACAAGGCCAGGGACCTTGTATCCTGATGCAGAGACGATATCGAAATTGAAAGCTCTGCCTAAACTACGGGATCAAATAACATACAATCACGATACTTTGGGGT ATGGCCACTTGTGCGATCTTGATTTAGAGAACCTGAGAATTTGGCGCATAGACTCGGCAATGACGATGGAAAAGGCTGAGAATCTTGTTCCGCAGGGAACGGAGGACTTAGTGTTGTTGGCTAGGAGACTGAAAACGCATTTGCCTGAACTATTTCCACCAACTGTGAGTGACGTCAGCGAGAGAAATTACAAG ttCCGTTCAACGGCTGGAGAAAAGACGTCCAGTAGCCTGAAGGCATTTATGTCGGGACTCTTTGACCAATGGCAAATGCCCCCGACGGAGGCGCCGATGAACAATACTCAGTTCGCG TCTCACCTGACTTGTCCAGAGTGGAGAGACGAGGTTTCCAACAACCCCGAAGCCATGATCGAGGTGACCAGATTCAAGTCCAGCCCTGAGTACCAGAATCTCCTCACAAACGTCAGCCGTCGGCTTGGTTTCCGGAACAACATTACCGAAG CTTCGCTGAATGCGATGTACGACATGTGCCGCTACGAGAAGGCTTGGACACTGGATGCGATCTCGGCATGGTGCGCAGTCTTCAGTTTGGAGGAGCTCAAGATCCTCGAATATAGGGACGACTTGACCGAGTACTACAAGTACGGGTATGGCAACAAGGTGAATCTCCGCATGGGTTGTTCGCTGCTGCAGGATATGTTCAGGCAATTCAA gaaactAGAGAGCGGCGACAACGCGAGCGAACCCAAAGGAGTGTTCAGCGTGGTGGAATTGGGAACTTTGGAGCTGTTTATTGCGGCGATGAGATTCGCAGAGGATTCCACGCCTCTGCTGGCGAGCAATTATCAGTCAATGAGTAAACGTCTGTGGAGAACGTCGGAGATCGGATCGTTCGCTGCGAATATACAGGCGGTATTTTACAG atGCGATGTTCCCGAGGATCCAAACAAAGTGATATTCTACATGGGAGAAAAGCCGGTACCTTACACGGGGTGCAAGGTCGGCCTCTGTGACTGGGACGACTTGAAAAGCAGATTTGCCAAAACTTTGTCCGATTGCGAGTCCAACTTCTGCAATGCAAACAGCGCCTTTTCGTCGCTAGTTGTGCCTACAGTGTTGCTCTGGCTCGGGTTGCCGGCGCTAGCTTTGTCCAGCCATTGA
- the LOC107220603 gene encoding multiple inositol polyphosphate phosphatase 1 isoform X3, translated as MLIGLKELILISLTFGQAISRSTDYCYAENDQPYLKFGTKTAYTFIHGAKRPAQNIPGCKPLQIWMLTRPGTLYPDAETISKLKALPKLRDQITYNHDTLGYGHLCDLDLENLRIWRIDSAMTMEKAENLVPQGTEDLVLLARRLKTHLPELFPPTVSDVSERNYKFRSTAGEKTSSSLKAFMSGLFDQWQMPPTEAPMNNTQFASHLTCPEWRDEVSNNPEAMIEVTRFKSSPEYQNLLTNVSRRLGFRNNITEASLNAMYDMCRYEKAWTLDAISAWCAVFSLEELKILEYRDDLTEYYKYGYGNKVNLRMGCSLLQDMFRQFKKLESGDNASEPKGVFSVVELGTLELFIAAMRFAEDSTPLLASNYQSMSKRLWRTSEIGSFAANIQAVFYRCDVPEDPNKVIFYMGEKPVPYTGCKVGLCDWDDLKSRFAKTLSDCESNFCNANSAFSSLVVPTVLLWLGLPALALSSH; from the exons ATGTTGATTGGGTTGAAGGAACTGATCCTGATTTCTCTGACCTTCGGTCAGGCGATTTCAAGAAGTACGGATTACTGCTACGCTGAAAATGATCAGCCCTATTTGAAATTCGGGACAAAAACTGCCTACACCTTTATTCACGGTGCTAAAAGACCCGCCCAGAATATACCGG GTTGTAAACCGCTGCAAATATGGATGCTGACAAGGCCAGGGACCTTGTATCCTGATGCAGAGACGATATCGAAATTGAAAGCTCTGCCTAAACTACGGGATCAAATAACATACAATCACGATACTTTGGGGT ATGGCCACTTGTGCGATCTTGATTTAGAGAACCTGAGAATTTGGCGCATAGACTCGGCAATGACGATGGAAAAGGCTGAGAATCTTGTTCCGCAGGGAACGGAGGACTTAGTGTTGTTGGCTAGGAGACTGAAAACGCATTTGCCTGAACTATTTCCACCAACTGTGAGTGACGTCAGCGAGAGAAATTACAAG ttCCGTTCAACGGCTGGAGAAAAGACGTCCAGTAGCCTGAAGGCATTTATGTCGGGACTCTTTGACCAATGGCAAATGCCCCCGACGGAGGCGCCGATGAACAATACTCAGTTCGCG TCTCACCTGACTTGTCCAGAGTGGAGAGACGAGGTTTCCAACAACCCCGAAGCCATGATCGAGGTGACCAGATTCAAGTCCAGCCCTGAGTACCAGAATCTCCTCACAAACGTCAGCCGTCGGCTTGGTTTCCGGAACAACATTACCGAAG CTTCGCTGAATGCGATGTACGACATGTGCCGCTACGAGAAGGCTTGGACACTGGATGCGATCTCGGCATGGTGCGCAGTCTTCAGTTTGGAGGAGCTCAAGATCCTCGAATATAGGGACGACTTGACCGAGTACTACAAGTACGGGTATGGCAACAAGGTGAATCTCCGCATGGGTTGTTCGCTGCTGCAGGATATGTTCAGGCAATTCAA gaaactAGAGAGCGGCGACAACGCGAGCGAACCCAAAGGAGTGTTCAGCGTGGTGGAATTGGGAACTTTGGAGCTGTTTATTGCGGCGATGAGATTCGCAGAGGATTCCACGCCTCTGCTGGCGAGCAATTATCAGTCAATGAGTAAACGTCTGTGGAGAACGTCGGAGATCGGATCGTTCGCTGCGAATATACAGGCGGTATTTTACAG atGCGATGTTCCCGAGGATCCAAACAAAGTGATATTCTACATGGGAGAAAAGCCGGTACCTTACACGGGGTGCAAGGTCGGCCTCTGTGACTGGGACGACTTGAAAAGCAGATTTGCCAAAACTTTGTCCGATTGCGAGTCCAACTTCTGCAATGCAAACAGCGCCTTTTCGTCGCTAGTTGTGCCTACAGTGTTGCTCTGGCTCGGGTTGCCGGCGCTAGCTTTGTCCAGCCATTGA
- the LOC107220602 gene encoding cytochrome P450 9e2, with the protein MIEAWTTLVASALVALTIIYYYGFRGLDYFKNRGIPYLPPIPLLGNMAQVFFGRKSLTDTILHAYNYNRDAKYVGFFDFASPVVLLRDPELIRLIAIKNFENFPDHKMFAQEVPDSFFKESLFGLQGERWKDTRTLLSPSFTSSKMKTIFKLVKECTVNLVRHLKTRGDDSNVFDMRNILARYTNDVILTSAFGISMDSLAEPENEFYLMGGKASNFDGIRSTKLFVLRMFPRLAKLFKVRLFDDKIVGFYNDVIKTSVTTRDARGIYRPDMLQLMMQARNKDDSLKLTVKEMTAHAFLFYLGGFDTVSVLMTFAVHEITVNPDVQEKLQAEVDRVVEECDGDVTYEALHAMRYLDAVVNETLRLHTPATLIDRVCREKFELPPALPGLNPFVVEPGVSLWFPTSALQRDAEYFSDPEKFDPERFNDANKSSVDSMTYIPFGVGPRMCIGNRFALMETKLVLFELMANFNIVPCSKTESSIKVSASSFVFRPEGAVWLKIEPRNHQ; encoded by the coding sequence ATGATAGAAGCTTGGACGACTTTAGTCGCCTCGGCGTTAGTCGCCCTGACTATAATCTACTACTATGGTTTCCGCGGTTTGGATTACTTCAAGAATAGAGGGATTCCGTATCTACCGCCGATACctttgctgggtaatatggCACAAGTTTTCTTCGGCAGGAAGAGTCTCACGGATACAATTTTGCACGCCTACAATTACAATCGCGATGCAAAGTACGTAGGATTCTTCGACTTCGCAAGCCCTGTCGTCCTCCTCAGAGATCCAGAGCTCATCAGGTTGATCGCAATAAAGAACTTTGAGAATTTTCCGGATCACAAAATGTTCGCCCAAGAAGTACCCGATTCGTTCTTCAAGGAGAGCCTCTTCGGGCTGCAAGGCGAGCGTTGGAAAGATACGAGGACGCTGTTGAGCCCCTCCTTTACatcaagtaaaatgaaaactatATTCAAACTGGTGAAGGAATGCACAGTAAATTTGGTAAGGCACTTGAAAACGCGGGGTGACGATTCGAACGTCTTCGACATGAGGAACATTCTGGCAAGGTACACGAACGACGTGATACTAACATCAGCGTTTGGCATAAGCATGGATTCGCTCGCAGAGCCAGAAAACGAGTTTTACTTAATGGGTGGAAAAGCGTCAAACTTTGATGGCATAAGGTCGACAAAATTATTCGTGCTTCGGATGTTTCCACGCCTAGCAAAACTCTTCAAAGTAAGACTGTTCGACGACAAGATAGTCGGTTTCTACAACGACGTAATCAAAACGTCGGTCACGACAAGGGACGCAAGAGGAATTTACCGCCCTGACATGCTCCAGCTGATGATGCAGGCGAGGAATAAAGACGACAGTCTCAAATTGACGGTCAAAGAGATGACGGCTCACGCCTTCTTATTCTACTTAGGCGGGTTCGACACGGTTTCCGTGCTAATGACTTTCGCCGTCCACGAGATCACCGTGAATCCGGACGTGCAGGAGAAGCTTCAAGCAGAGGTCGATCGGGTTGTGGAAGAATGCGACGGCGACGTGACCTACGAGGCTCTGCACGCCATGCGGTATCTGGACGCTGTCGTCAATGAGACCCTGCGCCTTCATACGCCTGCGACGCTGATCGACAGAGTTTGCAGAGAGAAATTCGAACTTCCGCCAGCGCTGCCAGGGCTGAATCCATTCGTCGTCGAACCTGGAGTATCTCTGTGGTTTCCGACCTCAGCATTGCAGAGAGATGCGGAATATTTTTCTGACCCTGAGAAATTCGATCCTGAAAGATTCAACGACGCTAATAAGTCCTCAGTCGATTCCATGACTTACATCCCCTTCGGGGTTGGACCCCGTATGTGCATCGGGAACAGATTTGCCCTTATGGAAACAAAGTTAGTCTTGTTCGAACTGATGGCAAATTTCAACATTGTGCCGTGCAGTAAAACGGAGAGTTCGATAAAAGTGAGTGCTTCGAGTTTTGTATTTCGGCCTGAGGGCGCAGTTTGGCTGAAAATTGAACCCAGAAATCATCAATAG
- the LOC107220612 gene encoding DNA-directed RNA polymerase III subunit RPC5 codes for MAEVGASDPVVKEIPVFLSKTLAEKLFIFQYPLRSSRSGFDNLNISKSSIKPENQEVRLEVSLDTDNVNYDHSKGEQIALNVDGALKHDQEGERAFDSHIMDKTVLHSMRALPDCSNYAVGVFLDGELHLTPLKGVVQMRPQFHYLDKSDKRVKDEAKVAGEEAEDEEESVKQVNVTFARQEPEFLKKMREQSFQHHTKKSLEEQWVHTEYVKPTTGKAELTRMEMISTSNEDSVNTLNLTSEKYLSLLVPPPKEDEIVKAADPNPTMSLKYIRTLPLLDQIRIFVKDAKVMAFSQLRILLSSGHDPATVLKYLQQVAVLVQGNWIVNSELVYPKDTVSAHNGIPSDLMCRARDYVLLAFTESQHIDRKTISSVVKLPSEEVSEIFTNLARHQTKKGWSLILPRNQDFLDRHPEIAQRQEMLWEAKRKHLREAMEPHNQPPQRQRRKSNRESIGSENEERNVGRGRKTLRDSSVSDNDSSAENAKQKKTNRPRKSSETT; via the exons ATGGCAGAGGTCGGCGCTTCCGACCCGGTCGTCAAGGAG ATTCCTGTATTCCTGTCGAAAACCCTCGCTGAGAAGCTTTTCATCTTCCAATACCCGCTGCGGTCGTCGCGCAGTGGTTTCGACAATCTTAACATCTCCAAGTCCTCCATAAAGCCGGAAAATCAGGAAGTGCGACTCGAGGTTTCCCTCGACACCGACAATGTCAATTACGATCACAGCAAGGGGGAACAGATCGCCCTTAATGTTGACGGAGCTCTGAAACATGACCAGGAAGGCGAACGAGCTTTCGACAG TCACATTATGGACAAGACAGTTCTTCATTCTATGCGTGCCCTTCCTGACTGTTCAAACTACGCCGTCGGGGTATTCCTAGACGGAGAACTACACCTAACGCCACTGAAAGGCGTGGTTCAAATGCGTCCGCAATTCCATTACCTGGACAAGAGCGACAAGAGAGTAAAGGACGAGGCTAAAGTGGCGGGCGAAG AGGCTGAAGACGAGGAGGAGAGTGTCAAGCAGGTGAATGTGACGTTTGCCAGACAGGAGCCAGagttcttgaaaaaaatgcggGAACAGTCGTTTCAACATCACACTAAAAAGAGTTTAGAGGAGCAGTGGGTTCACACAGAATATGTTAAACCCACTACTGGAAAGGCAGAG TTGACCAGGATGGAAATGATTTCTACTTCAAACGAGGACTCTGTCAATACTCTAAATCTAACTAGTGAAAAGTACCTCTCACTTTTGGTTCCACCGCCGAAAGAGGATGAAATCGTGAAGGCTGCAGATCCCAACCCGACCATGTCTCTGAAATATATTCGCACACTGCCGCTTCTCGATCAAATACGAATATTCGTGAAAGATG CAAAAGTCATGGCATTCTCCCAGCTGCGAATTCTTCTCTCCAGCGGTCACGATCCTGCCACCGTTTTGAAGTACCTTCAACAAGTAGCAGTGTTGGTTCAAGGAAATTGGATCGTAAACAGCGAGCTGGTTTATCCAAAAGACACAGTTTCCGCGCACAACGGGATCCCCTCCGACTTGATGTGTCGAGCACGGGATTATGTC CTTTTGGCGTTCACCGAATCCCAACATATCGATCGCAAGACCATATCTTCAGTTGTAAAATTGCCGTCCGAAgaggtgtctgaaatatttacaaatctTGCCCGTCatcaaacaaaaaaaggatGGTCTCTAATCTTGCCTCGCAATCAAGATTTCTTAGATAG GCATCCGGAAATTGCTCAGCGGCAGGAAATGTTATGGGAAGCAAAGCGAAAGCACCTAAGAGAGGCAATGGAGCCTCACAATCAGCCACCCCAGCGACAAAGGCGAAAATCAAACAGGGAATCGATCGGCTCTGAAAACGAGGAGAGAAACGTAGGCCGAGGTAGAAAAACCCTGAGAGATTCCTCGGTATCCGATAACGACAGCTCCGCCGAAAATGCCAAGCAGAAAAAAACTAACAGGCCTAGAAAATCGTCCGAGACAACGTGA